A genomic region of Halomonas aestuarii contains the following coding sequences:
- a CDS encoding SurA N-terminal domain-containing protein: protein MRSRRIATLALTLCLASLPLVGQAQESAAAERQPLGRQQLDRIVAVVNDGAIMESELEDRFAQVRSQLESRGQGVPPDDVLREQVLERMIVEEIQLQMAREANLSVDDTELNGQVRAIAESNGMTLEQFADALEADGLSLGVVRDQVRRELLMRQLQQRRVASRVDISEREVDRFVEQQGATRDQARQALFQRKVNAEMEEWVQEIRSQAFVDNRLEAR, encoded by the coding sequence ATGCGCAGCCGACGTATCGCCACCCTGGCGCTGACCCTGTGCCTGGCCAGCCTGCCCCTGGTGGGGCAGGCGCAGGAGTCGGCCGCCGCGGAGCGCCAGCCGCTGGGTCGCCAGCAGCTGGATCGCATCGTGGCGGTGGTCAACGATGGCGCCATCATGGAGAGCGAGCTCGAGGATCGTTTCGCCCAGGTCCGCAGCCAGTTGGAGAGCCGGGGGCAGGGCGTCCCCCCCGACGATGTCCTGCGAGAGCAGGTGCTGGAGCGCATGATCGTCGAGGAGATCCAGCTGCAGATGGCCCGCGAGGCCAACCTGAGCGTCGATGACACCGAGCTCAACGGCCAGGTGCGCGCCATCGCCGAGAGCAATGGCATGACCCTGGAACAGTTCGCCGATGCGCTCGAGGCCGACGGTCTCTCGCTGGGCGTGGTCCGCGATCAGGTGCGCCGTGAACTGTTGATGCGCCAGCTGCAGCAGCGCCGGGTCGCCAGCCGCGTCGACATCTCCGAACGGGAGGTGGATCGCTTCGTGGAGCAGCAGGGCGCCACCCGTGACCAGGCGCGCCAGGCCCTGTTCCAGCGCAAGGTCAACGCCGAGATGGAGGAGTGGGTCCAGGAGATCCGCAGCCAGGCCTTCGTCGACAACCGCCTCGAGGCGCGATGA
- a CDS encoding LPS-assembly protein LptD: MGKRLSWTRTALAGLASAGLASGPLSAAPPESLPADQLDWQPWGEARPAGELCRGRYVMPDYRLPPPSGEQVASESDNVDYGEDGETLLGGEVLLRRGDAQLEAPRVRVPGSRETAYAEGPLTLRDRGLLVRGESAELSLNSDAASIDTAHYVAHEQRLRGDAVRLARLEDGRYRLTEASFTTCEPGSDVWRLVGNDILLDRVRGVGTAKHARLEVGRVPVFYWPWVRFPLDDRRQTGFLWPLLGLSTDSLDYAQPFYWNIAPNHDATLTPRWISDRGLLLGGEYRYLFDQHAGQIEGAYLANDDGDPDADPSYAGEDRWYIDYRHAGRLAPRTPYRLRYGAASDGSYFDDFGRDFGQGEVSNMPRLAQVDHRGDVWQLQAKAQGYQKLDDPLLQRDKPFYRLPSLTADARWSQDSGFYQQWRSNVTYFWRDVTADEQGIYEVGDRRLRIPVTEAANGTRLHLAPATGWRMDESWGHLEPRIDWLATAYRLDYGNRETDRDERLTRSVPVSTVDGGLVFERELALGGRDYRQTLEPRVNYAYVPARDQTDFPVFDTAEQAFSWNQLWSPYRFSGSDRVGDLNRVSLGLSSRLLADETGRERLSVGVGQAYYLEDRTIDMVGDPDTLPPESSFDRYYRATRDRSPLVTRADWRITDQWRTRWQWLYDDNLEQTESTSLGVQYLSPAGHVLNLGYRWQLQGFDPSQEDEDRLTYNREEYDLSFAWKATRQVDLIGRVIYDNTNDRALDQLAGVQWNDCCYGLQLVWREWIDDNDTANTIEDDLTDRGVFLRFVFKGLGGVGGEAASFFEQAVPGYRTAGLDLP; this comes from the coding sequence ATGGGCAAGCGACTCTCGTGGACAAGGACGGCCCTGGCAGGTCTGGCGAGCGCCGGCCTGGCGAGCGGGCCACTCTCGGCGGCGCCGCCCGAGTCGCTGCCGGCGGACCAGCTGGACTGGCAGCCCTGGGGCGAGGCGCGTCCCGCCGGCGAGCTGTGTCGCGGCCGCTACGTGATGCCGGACTACCGCCTGCCGCCGCCCTCCGGCGAGCAGGTGGCGAGCGAGTCCGACAACGTCGACTACGGCGAGGACGGCGAGACCCTGCTCGGCGGCGAAGTGCTGCTGCGTCGCGGCGACGCCCAGCTCGAGGCCCCCCGGGTGCGGGTGCCCGGCAGCCGGGAGACCGCCTACGCCGAGGGACCGCTGACGCTGCGCGACCGCGGCCTGCTGGTGCGCGGCGAGTCCGCCGAGCTCTCCCTGAACAGCGACGCCGCGAGCATCGACACGGCCCACTATGTGGCCCACGAGCAGCGCCTGCGTGGCGACGCCGTTCGCCTGGCCCGCCTCGAGGACGGCCGCTATCGTCTCACCGAGGCGAGCTTCACCACCTGCGAGCCGGGCAGCGATGTCTGGCGCCTGGTGGGCAACGACATCCTGCTCGACCGCGTGCGCGGCGTCGGTACCGCGAAGCATGCCCGCCTGGAGGTGGGCAGGGTGCCGGTCTTCTACTGGCCCTGGGTGCGCTTTCCCCTCGATGACCGCCGCCAGACCGGCTTCCTGTGGCCGCTGCTGGGCCTCTCCACGGACTCGCTCGACTACGCCCAGCCCTTCTACTGGAACATTGCCCCGAACCACGACGCCACCCTCACGCCGCGCTGGATCAGCGACCGCGGCCTGCTGCTCGGCGGCGAGTACCGCTACCTGTTCGACCAGCATGCCGGCCAGATCGAGGGCGCTTACCTGGCCAATGACGACGGCGACCCCGATGCCGACCCGAGCTACGCGGGTGAGGATCGCTGGTACATCGACTACCGGCACGCCGGGCGCCTGGCTCCCCGCACCCCCTACCGCCTGCGCTACGGGGCGGCCAGCGACGGCAGCTACTTCGACGACTTCGGACGCGATTTCGGCCAGGGCGAGGTGTCCAACATGCCGCGCCTGGCCCAGGTCGACCACCGCGGCGATGTCTGGCAGCTGCAGGCCAAGGCCCAGGGCTACCAGAAGCTCGACGACCCGCTGCTGCAGCGCGACAAGCCCTTCTATCGCCTGCCCAGCCTGACCGCCGATGCCCGCTGGTCCCAGGACAGCGGCTTCTACCAGCAGTGGCGCTCCAACGTCACCTACTTCTGGCGCGACGTGACGGCGGACGAGCAGGGTATCTACGAGGTGGGCGATCGTCGCCTGAGGATTCCCGTCACCGAGGCGGCCAACGGTACCCGGCTGCACCTCGCGCCGGCCACGGGCTGGCGGATGGACGAGAGCTGGGGGCACCTGGAGCCCCGCATTGACTGGCTCGCCACCGCCTACCGGCTGGACTACGGCAATCGCGAGACCGACCGCGACGAGCGCCTCACCCGCAGCGTGCCGGTCAGCACCGTCGACGGGGGCCTGGTCTTCGAGCGGGAGCTGGCGCTCGGCGGACGCGACTATCGCCAGACCCTGGAGCCGCGGGTCAACTACGCCTATGTGCCGGCGCGCGACCAGACCGACTTCCCGGTCTTCGACACCGCGGAGCAGGCCTTCTCCTGGAATCAGCTTTGGTCCCCCTACCGCTTCAGCGGGAGCGACCGTGTGGGCGACCTGAACCGCGTCTCGCTGGGCCTCTCGTCAAGGCTGCTGGCGGACGAGACCGGTCGCGAGCGGCTCTCGGTGGGCGTGGGCCAGGCCTACTACCTGGAGGACCGCACCATCGACATGGTGGGCGACCCGGATACCCTGCCGCCGGAGTCGAGTTTCGACCGCTACTATCGCGCCACCCGGGACCGTTCGCCGCTGGTCACCCGCGCCGACTGGCGGATCACCGACCAGTGGCGCACCCGCTGGCAGTGGCTCTACGACGACAACCTGGAGCAGACCGAGAGCACCTCGCTGGGCGTTCAGTACCTGTCACCGGCCGGTCACGTGCTGAACCTCGGCTATCGCTGGCAGCTCCAGGGCTTCGATCCCTCCCAGGAGGACGAGGACCGGCTGACCTACAACCGCGAGGAGTACGACCTGTCCTTCGCCTGGAAGGCCACCCGGCAGGTGGACCTGATAGGACGGGTGATCTACGACAACACCAACGACCGTGCCCTGGACCAGCTGGCGGGTGTCCAGTGGAACGACTGCTGCTATGGTCTGCAGCTGGTCTGGCGTGAGTGGATCGACGACAACGACACCGCCAACACCATCGAGGACGACCTCACCGACCGAGGGGTCTTCCTGCGCTTCGTGTTCAAGGGACTCGGCGGCGTCGGCGGCGAGGCCGCCAGCTTCTTCGAGCAGGCGGTGCCGGGCTACCGGACCGCCGGCCTGGACCTTCCCTGA